ATGAAACTCGGTGGAAATTGGCTCGGGTTGATTGGAGCCACATCTTGACCTGCACATGTACATGTATCGAAGTTGAATTTAGATGTAATAACAACAGGAAGAACTACCATATCAAATGTAACATGTTACCTTTTTGATGCTCTAGAGCTGGAGTTACCATGTTTCTCATTTTTCTTGCTTGTAATCTCCATGCTTTGGCTATGGTGACAGAAGGTTGGTAATTAGATTCTCTAATTAGATTGCGAACCATGTTTCATTAAATAAAATACAAAAGAGATCTTAATACCAGTTTGAACTCTTTGAAGATCCAGCTTCTTGTTACTTGTCATCTTCTTAATTGGAGACTTCTTAGTTGTAATTCCCAAGCTTTGACTATGTTATCAAAGAATGTAATTAAAAATCAGCACAGGTGAGAAGATTTTGTACATAGAAATCAGCACAAGTGAGCAGATTTTATACTTAGAAATCAGCAAAAGTGAGCACAAGTAAGCAAATTTTGTACTTAGAAATCAGCACAAGTGAGCAGATTTTATACATACAAATCAGCACAAGTAATCAGGTTTTGCACAAGTGAGCACATTACCTAGGTGGAAAAGACATAGATGGCGCTGGTACTTCATCCTCTAAAGGCATAAAATAACTTTGAGTAGATTTTGTAGTCTTGTAGTGTTCTTTGAGATTTTGTTGCAATTCACTCGCTCCCCGAGTTGTATCCTGAATGAGTCAGTCCTTCACCTTTTCACAAATCCAGTGTCTGGTAGCATTCCTCATTCTCTTCTTTCTTCTACTACTAGAGCAGCAATGAGCACTAGGGTTCTTTTTCACCTACACAAAAAGGCAAACATAGTAAATAAATTAAATATACATATCAAGTTTGCAACAAAAGTGAGATGTGCTAGTTTGAACAGTAGATAATTACCATTACTGTTATTCCATCAGCCGTTGTAGAAGCATGTATCCTCCCTGGACAATTATCGTCTTCTTTCCTTGAACAATAAGcaggggcggacacagcggtggggcggggggctcaagccccccctacccatttcgcagcagtggaacccctgtggAGCCCCCATAATTTTTTAGGCAaaattctatagtgtaggggggctgagacttaagatcaaatagcagtgttgttcagcccccgcTGAAATATTTTTCTGGGTCCGCCACTGACAATAAGCTCTCAACCGTTTTGGTTCACTTCTCTCTGTATTATACTCGAACTCATTTTTTATTGCGTGCTGCGAAAGAGCCAACTTAAACTCTGCCATATTGGGATACATACTGCCTACTGTCATCGGAGGGTCTTCTTTGTCATATTCCACATGTGGGCCATGATTGCTTCTTTTTGCATCTCATCTTCTGTCATCTCATTCTCCGTCACCTCATGTTCCCTACCAGATTGTACCGGAGATTAAGAGCACAAGATGAACTCACCCTTCATCTTCTTGTTGATGTTGTGCAGCTTCTGGTGCGCCACTGGACGAGCCCGGCGCTCCACTGGGCGAGGCTGCCCTGGCTCCACAGCCGGAGCGTGATGGACCACGGCCGGGGGAGGCCGCCGCGAGGCCTCTGCGCTATGGACCGCGTTCGGGGGAGGCGGGGCCCCGTGCTCTGCTCGACGAACCGTGGCTTGTGGAGGGGGCCCCGTCACCTATACGCCAGTGGGTAGCAAGGCTGCCGCGCCGCTGGGTGGCCGGAGAGGCCGCGCCGCAGCCGTGACGCCGTGGGGTGGCTCTGGCCTGCGAGACTGCGCCGTGGCCTGCCTCCGCCGGGCGAGGCCGCCCCTGCCGTGCGTACCTCGCGATGGGCGCCGCTGGCCGCAGAATCCTCTGCTCCATCGTCGTCTCCTCCTAGGGTTAGTTTTTTTCCGAACAGAAGTCGTGGGGAAGAGTCGAGGGGAGTCGGGGGCTCGGTCCAGCCAGATGCACGAGTGAGAGATAGAGGGAGGGGTACGATGGACACAAGGAGAAAAATCTGACACTGTCAAAATGGCCAATTAATGGATGGGCGGTGAAAATGGACGGCAATACTATTTAGGGAAGAAAATTTTAAGTTAGTgctagataagaaagttcaaaaatTTTAGTACTAAATACGGAAGAGTGAtttgtttcggtgccaaataCGGAATTCTCTCTTTTACTTATTACAGCTCATTTCTGTTGCCACACTCCAAACACAGCCCTAACGCCTGCCTTTCCAGGAAGAAAAGTGATGCTACAGCAGGTACACGAGTAGTCAAAACATGTCAAAATTAAGCAAGATGGAACAAGATTTACTATTTTATCGCTAAACGAAACACAGCAATCGCAAGTGTTTATGttaaaatattgtgagagaaaaatacaatTCTATGGCTGGCATAAGCATCGGCGTAAACTAAATTACATGATCGTAACCATCCGACGACGGATCCTTTTCAAAACGCACCATGATTGTGCTATTGCACCCAGAATTTATGCGCTAGTAGCTACTGGTACTAGTACAAGGGACTTGTGTGGCAGTGGCACCATGTATCAACTACCAAGAGATTCACGAGAAAGGCGCGTACTCGGCACCGGCAATGATATGCCTGCCAGCAGGCTGCCATACGTACACGTACACCGGCCGGCCTTGGGGCAGACAGCTTCTTCACCGATCACCGCAGTAGTATACACCACACATTCCCTGCTGCTCAATGCGACGTGCATGTAGTTTGTACTCCGAGAGAATCCTATTTTGGATGGGTTTGCACGCGTCGATCAATCAATTTTTGTAAAAAGCTTTACTCCCACGCGCAGAAACATAACTAATtggttgctgctgctgtggtCGTTCGTTCCTGACTCTGATCCGTGTCATCCTGCCAGAGGGCTTCCTCTGGGTATATAAATGAGTTCCGTTACGTAACCCGGAACTTTATTTGTAGTGTTTATATAAATAGAGTTTAAGGTTACGTAACGAAAACTCATTTATATACCTAGTAAAGCTCTTTTGAAACAAGAGGGAAGGTTAGCTCCCAGTGTTTATATAAATGGAGTTCCGAGTTACATAACGGGAATTCAATTATATACCCAGGAAAGAAAAATACAAGGTTTCTGGTATCGTCTTGTTTTAAATGATGTCCTTATACTAAGTAACGCTCATCAATGATAATGCGTGGGGTAGAAATGTAGACTATATTTTTATTTTAATCATCAGACGCACCAATTTTTGAAGCAATACGACAAAATATATGTGGAAGCCTTAAAAGTTTGTAACCAATGTACACTATACTATACGCGGGCTGGCAGTATGGCACTGTTTGCCGGCGTTCCCTTGTCGCTTATCGCAGCAAGACCCAGTCAGCGCATGTCAAATCAAATCCAGTCGCAGCATCTGTCTCTTCCAATCCAATCACTGACACTGCTGACTGCCCTTAACTTTCAGCCGGCCGGCCCGGATTCTTGACCTTTCGAAGGGTAGGGAGTAGGGACCCTAAATAATAAAAATATACGGAGTATATATATTCCCTCCTCTCTTCAATGGGTACCCCCGGTCGGTTTAATCTTGAATTAACCAAATGCCGAATACCTGAGGAAGCATCACCGTCGATCGGGTGCCTGCTTGAATGCTTGAtgctactacaaaaatgattgcAGTAAACTGCGCTCGGCACTCCCAAGACAGAAAGGTAAAAACCGAGTGATCCACGCCGACGCCAAGCATTGTTATTACTATTTTCACCTGAAGGAGGAGCAGGGCAAATCCGAGGCATCGTACGAAACTAAAAAAATGAGGCCTATTAACTTgaaaaaataggattaaaataagATGTATGAAATAATATATTACGTTGCAATaagatactccctctgtccacaaaagaatgcattTCACATGTCCCGAGGAGTCAAACAATTCAAACtttaactaaaattatataaaaaaatactaacactcattaaacaaaataaatatcattagatcagttatagaatatattttcataataaatctatttagagatataaatgttaatattattttatataaaCTTAATCAAATTTGAATTAGGGAGACAAAACGTCCGTGCGGCTGGCCGGGAAATCATTTTCTATCGGGCTAATTGGCCATGCCAACGAACGGATCAAACAAATAcgccctgctgctgctgtgcttaGCTATATAGGTAATGGTACTACATACTTCGGGGCCTATCAGAATTAGAGGCACTGCACTGTCGCTCAGGCTGCACGCCCCCCGGGACGGCCCTGGGAGGAGCAGAGCTGTAGAGCGACTAGCGCTCGGACGTCCGGTAGGATGGCGCGTCGTGTAGCCTATCCCGTGCGCTGATTTTATTTTCGTCTCGCACACGAACCTATCCTGTCGCAGTGCCCACGCGTCCACACGACTCGCCTCATACGCGCAACCCTCCCTGTCCGCCTCCATTTGAGGTCGTTCGCCCTATCCCGCACACGCACCCTACCCCCGTCACGTACCGACCGGCGCCCCTAGCACGCCCCGTCTACAGTACACCGGCGTGCCGCGCACCCCGTccgtcgcccccccccccccccccccccccccctcccgccGCCACTCGCCGCGCCCCATCATTACCCAGCGTGCGCCCCGTGCCGTGCCACCATCACTCCTCGCGCCCCCTTGACTCTCCGAACAACATAAAACATGTGCaacatgaaaaacacttgaatgcaacatccgtatgaaacggATGAAACATCtataacatacacttgcaacatgtgtatgaaacatatgcaacatcagataaaaacacttacaacttacaacatgaaaacacttaccacaacataagactgaaatagttaaaacatttggaacatattgttgcaacatatgtgtgaaaacatatgcaacatccagatcggaacgattgcaacatacgtctggaacagatgaaatattttgaacaacacctctgaaacacttgcaacatcccgGCCAATCTACTTTAACAACATCCATATGAGATAATTGCAATATATatctgaaacagctgaaacacttgaaacatatttgcaacatgcgctttcatcgTAACATCTCCTTGCTGAGGTCATGCATcacggcggccacggcggcgacaATGGCCATGACCTTCTGGTGGGGAACGGCGGTGGCAGCACCTCAGCAGTACCCCAGCAGCACCCCAGCGTGCATGGGGGGCACGGTGCGTAGCAAGCTGGAGGGGGCGCGGCATGGGATGGGAGCGCGACGCTGGATGGAGGAGCCGCACGGCGCGAGATGGGGTGCACGGCGAGGAAGACGGTAGTAGACGAGCAGGAGTGCACGCGGTGGGCGATCAAAGGAGTGGGAGATATTTTAAGAGAGAGACGGAGAGACGCAAAGAAGCAGGCCTGTTGGGCCGCGCAAGCCCAGAAAGTGGCGTTCAGACGAACGGACGTCCACTCCTAAGCATTATTATAGCTAACTTGGCACCAACCAGTGAATGAAGCCAAAGTAGGAATTTGAAATACTGACATTATCCTGGATCTAGCTAGTAGCGCTGGACCGACGTAGTCAGATTATTTGAGATTGGTTGATCAGTCACAGGTTCACAGCAGCGCGCATGCAGCACCGTACATCAAGCATGCATATCGATCTGACGATTATTGACGAATGAGACCGACGATGCACAATGATCACGCAGGCAAGTGGCGTTGTCGGTCTCGCGCTCGCTCTCGCCCCTTggatctttttttttccttttggacGCGCCGCCTTTCATTGTCGCCGATCTACCCCCTACCCGTCGGTCGATCCAGGTATCGGAAACTGGATAAGGGGAGCTATCTAGCTGCTGCTTCAGTTACATTACAAGCGAGGAGGCCGTGCTGCAGCGTCGAGGTGGAGCCATGCCATGCATGCAACAGCCACGGTGGTTGAGACGTCAagctggatcgatgcagctgtgacTGCAGGCGTTTCTGTGGTGCGATCGTTCCAATCCATCCCCATCTCTTAATTCTGGTCGCGTTCTTGCGCGATACAGTATGTACGTGTCAGGTCGTCGCCGTCGGGCTGAATTATTTCGAGCCAGCCAAGGACGACGTACAAACCGACGCCGTACGTCCTTCTACCTGTCTCGAGGTACAGTACAGGCTGCGTGCATGTGCACCGGTGCGCTGTAAGATGTTAGAACTGCTAATCTTTTATGGCCTTAGGCGTATCAAATGTAGACTGATCTACTGTTCAAACGATTGCCAGTTTTCCGCGACTGTGACAAATAACTTGGTGTATATGTAGTTATACCCATGGGCGTCCTGTGCTATGTGCCTTTGTATCATGCAATTTTATGTGACGCTAAGGTCAAACGCCTGCCTGCCATTTCAGTTGAGAAAGAGAGAAAATACGATGGTTTGCTCCTTGTTTTTACTCTACTGATTTCAAACAAACAAGTTCATGTCCTTGTTTATGTTATACCATTTTGGTGATGGGAAATTTTGCAATCCTTGCTTTTAAAAATTCGGCGCAATCTTAATTCATAATATTAGTTTATCGCTAAATGAGACTCCATGGTTTTAAGGAAACCAATCACATAGTTCATTTCCATACATTTACATCAGTTATAGTATCTCTCATATTCACATAGAGTTGATTGATGTCCATTTTGCATTACAAAACCTTGTGTCTTCTTGGATGCCTTACCAATACAAGCATTTGATGATTTCAGATATCTGGAGGCTAGCACAGCAGGTTAAAGTCAGGCAAAGGTTAGGCCTTGTTTGCATAACCTGATTTATTTGCTTCTTTTGTACTGATAAAAGAAACTTGTTTGTCATCTTGATTTCTTACTATATTTTGCACTTGGCATTTTTCCTTCTACATCTTGTAACTTATATAGATGCTAAAAGAATTAAAAAAACACATCATATAGGTTGTTGGTTTATTAACTGAAAATCAGCACATTCAGATGTTTAATTACTGGGGATGCAACTTCGGTTGGATCTAGGTTTACTTGTTTTGTCACTTCTTTTCTGTATTCTTCTTCTTTGGGGCAATTCTCTGCAGTACCAGGTTGAAGAAAGCTTCAGAGATGTCATGAAGAGAATCTTCAGATTTTCGAACGAGATTTGTTTTGCTGTGGTCATACTTAAACTTGAATTTTCTTTCTGATTAATGAGGAGCATCTTTATTATTAAAGATTTTCCCCAATCCAAAAACCCAGTGCAGAACCTTGGAAAAGGACGGGATACTATCCTTCTCAAAACCCACCTTTTTATATCCCACTCCCAGTCCAACAAACCCATGGTGCATCCAAACGCCACCTTAGTGTTTGTTCCTCCCCCATCATTTTGTCCCTGATGTTCCTACTCCAGCTGCAATAATCAAACTCTGGCATCATTAAGAGAAAGATGAGCTTCTCAAATATAATTCTTATGTTACTACCGTATGCTCATCAACCATATGAGTGCAACAGTACTTACAGGGATTACTGTAAAAAGTAATATTGAGTGCATCTCAAGTCTCAGCGAATGAAGTTTTCATATAAACATGCATGTTATATCCCGTCTTTAGCTTGTCTGCCAAGACGCGATCTTTGTGACCTTAAACTGTTGTTATTTCAGGGTTATAGCTACAGCAGTCACTTACTTCAGGCGTGTGTATACAAGGTATGTTTCTCTATGTAAGGAGGATACACTGCATGTGCATCTGTGTTCGTATGCATTGTAGAATTATCACTTCTAAATTCAACTGGTGACCTTAAACATAGTGTTATTACAAGATTTGTAGAATTGTTTCCTAATTTTTTTCAACTGTCCTCTAGTATGGTTGTGCTCACCTCTTAAAACTGTTTAACTTGAAATATGAAAACCATGTCTGATACCTAATCTTCTGCCATCATTAGCTGGGCTAAATATATCCATATTTTATCACTTGTTTCTATATATTCTCCTGAAAAACATTGAATTATCTTTTCTAGTGGGGCCTTGAATTGTTTGGATGGGTATATTTCGTAGTGAGAATTTTGTTCTAACACGAAATTTGTTCCCAGGAAGAGCATGTCAGACTATGATCCTCGTTTGATTGCACCTACCTGTTTGTATTTGGCATCTAAGGTGGAGGAGAGCACAGTACAAGCCCGGCTTCTTGTCTTTTACATAAAAAAGATGTGTGGTATGTCTTATAACCATATTTATTAATTGCCATATTTACATGGAAAAACTGCAGCCTCTCTTCAAAGTGCAGGTTCCGATGACAAGTATCGGTTTGAAATTAAGGATATTCTTGAAATGGAAATGAAGCTCCTGGAAGCTCTTGACTATTATTTGGTTGTTTTCCATCCATATCGTCCTCTCTTACAGTAAGAATCTGTTTCCTGTGTAATCGCTGGTGTTTTTTGTGGAACATACCTTTCTCATATCTCCCGAGCTTTCGGTTATTTGTTCTAGTGGAACTCCGAGTTGATACATGCCCTATCTGCAGGTTATTGCAGGATGCTGGCATAACAGATCTGACACAATTTGCCTGGTAAGCACTGCTTTTATCTACAGCATGATTCAGTGTCAACAGTTAAGGGGAAAAGGAACTTTTATTCTGCTTAGGACTTTCAGCCCTCTGTGTTTTGAGTTTCAGTGTCTTGCTATTTCTGTGAAAGCTACATGAAGCATTTTATGCTATTGAAACTGAAGCCTAGGCTCTTGGATGTTTTTGTTGGCCCAAACTTGGACTTTCGAAACATTGTCACATGAGTAAACAAGTCTAGCTACCCTCATTCCTTGCAGGGTTTATTGACATCAATAGTTTAAGTAAGACTAAGGCTGTGTTTGGCATAGCTCCCaggggctccggctcctccgtgAAATCATTGTAGCAGCACTGTAGCACGGAGCCGTTTTAGATTTCGAGGCAAAAAATGAACTGAGAAGAGGAGGAGCCGGTGGAGCCACGAtttcgagcttctccggctccgtgCTGCAGTACTGCTACAGAGTAGCGACGCGGTAGCCGGAGCCGGAGGAGCCCAAAAACGAGCTTCTCCCCCTCAGAACAGCTCTGTGAGAGAGGAAATaaagagagagaaaaccggctCTGATGAATAGTGTCCGCACATGGCGTGAACAGTGTCGTAGCGGAGGGAGCTGGAGCCGCCCGGAGCTGCACCAAAGAGGGCCTAAGTATTTTGCATTTGGTATGAAATACCCTTCGGAGCAAATACTTATTGCTCTTCAGAGTCTCCTTTCTCTTCCCTCTGAATTTGGCCC
Above is a genomic segment from Miscanthus floridulus cultivar M001 chromosome 3, ASM1932011v1, whole genome shotgun sequence containing:
- the LOC136542127 gene encoding cyclin-C1-1-like, whose protein sequence is MSDYDPRLIAPTCLYLASKVEESTVQARLLVFYIKKMCGSDDKYRFEIKDILEMEMKLLEALDYYLVVFHPYRPLLQLLQDAGITDLTQFAWSLSLSLSLLDLILIYPPYMIAMACIYIASVLKEKDTTAWFEELRVDMNIVKNISMEILDFYDTYKIDPQRGIPEDKISPVMNKLPAKA